The Miltoncostaea oceani genome includes a region encoding these proteins:
- a CDS encoding DUF1116 domain-containing protein — MGTLRIATVGLDLMAEALRAQDADVTAVDWRPPGGGDPEVVRALTATYGDPRVGEANARALARLQEARPMIVGAGPAGELIPGLEGRMVLHAGPPVEWERMCAPQRNAVTGACILEGWASGPQEAADLVARGGVRLAPAHSLEAAGAMCGVISPSMACWAARDEIGGGVGYSPFNDGPGDAFWLGVGSPEAIRRQRLMADEVAPGFAAALRAEGPIDALALCAQGIAMGDDCHMRHQATTMLLLRQVLPAMAEHAPAAVLPTARLLGGNGHFALTVTIAAARAALAGIRGIPASSLVVFISRNGTDAAVQIAGLPDRWFTFPAPLVGDPLYRPGFSDDDAAPDIGDSALVECAGLGGAASAASPGVAAFLGGGLQDAIERTRRMGDICIGRSERLRIPTLDGEGTPLGVDARACVDLGETPLINTGILHREDGGQIGAGIAVTPVEPIRDALRALAAHLEDGPR, encoded by the coding sequence ATGGGCACACTACGGATCGCCACCGTCGGACTGGACCTCATGGCGGAGGCCCTCCGGGCCCAGGACGCCGACGTCACCGCGGTCGACTGGCGCCCCCCGGGAGGGGGCGACCCGGAGGTCGTGCGGGCGCTGACGGCGACGTACGGGGACCCCCGCGTCGGGGAGGCGAACGCCCGGGCGCTGGCCCGCCTGCAGGAGGCGCGGCCGATGATCGTCGGCGCCGGCCCGGCGGGGGAGCTGATCCCCGGGCTCGAGGGCCGGATGGTGCTGCACGCCGGCCCCCCGGTGGAGTGGGAGCGGATGTGCGCCCCGCAGCGCAACGCCGTGACCGGCGCGTGCATCCTGGAGGGGTGGGCCTCGGGGCCGCAGGAGGCCGCCGACCTGGTCGCCCGCGGTGGCGTGCGCCTCGCGCCGGCCCACTCCCTCGAGGCGGCCGGGGCGATGTGCGGCGTCATCTCCCCCTCGATGGCGTGCTGGGCGGCGCGCGACGAGATCGGCGGCGGGGTCGGCTACAGCCCCTTCAACGACGGGCCGGGCGACGCGTTCTGGCTCGGCGTCGGCTCGCCGGAGGCGATCCGACGTCAGCGGCTCATGGCCGACGAGGTCGCGCCGGGCTTCGCGGCGGCGTTGCGGGCCGAGGGCCCGATCGACGCCCTCGCCCTCTGCGCGCAGGGCATCGCGATGGGCGACGACTGCCACATGCGCCACCAGGCGACGACGATGCTGCTGCTGCGGCAGGTGCTGCCGGCCATGGCCGAGCACGCCCCCGCCGCGGTCCTGCCGACGGCGCGCCTGCTCGGCGGCAACGGCCACTTCGCCCTGACCGTGACCATCGCCGCCGCCCGCGCGGCGCTCGCGGGGATCCGGGGGATCCCCGCGTCGAGCCTCGTGGTGTTCATCAGCCGCAACGGCACCGACGCCGCCGTCCAGATCGCCGGGTTGCCGGACCGCTGGTTCACATTCCCGGCGCCGCTGGTCGGCGACCCCCTCTACCGCCCCGGCTTCTCCGACGACGACGCGGCGCCCGACATCGGCGACTCGGCCCTCGTGGAGTGCGCGGGCCTCGGCGGCGCCGCGAGCGCCGCCAGCCCGGGCGTCGCGGCGTTCCTGGGCGGCGGCCTGCAGGACGCGATCGAGCGGACGCGCCGGATGGGCGACATCTGCATCGGGCGCAGTGAGCGGCTGCGGATCCCCACCCTCGACGGCGAGGGCACCCCGCTCGGGGTGGACGCCCGCGCCTGCGTCGACCTGGGCGAGACGCCCCTCATCAACACCGGCATCCTGCACCGCGAGGACGGCGGCCAGATCGGGGCGGGCATCGCCGTCACGCCCGTCGAGCCGATCCGGGACGCGCTGCGCGCCCTGGCGGCGCACCTGGAGGACGGTCCGCGGTGA
- a CDS encoding class I SAM-dependent methyltransferase encodes MSGEWDAGSYQRVSGPQVEWGRRVVERIPLRGDEDALDAGCGTGRVTRLLAERLPDGTVLAVDASHAMAEEAARRLADLAPRVRVRVADLLALRVDEPVELIVSTATFHWILDHDRLFARMRAALRPGGRLVAQCGGAGNIARTLRAADEVSARPAYAASLAEMPEAWLFADHHATVDRLDRAGFTETRAWLEDAPVHFPDAVAGAEFLATVVLRHHLERLDPERRAPFAREVAELCMLPDGRMEIDYVRLNLEARREE; translated from the coding sequence GTGAGCGGCGAGTGGGACGCGGGCAGTTACCAGCGCGTCTCCGGTCCGCAGGTCGAATGGGGGCGGCGCGTCGTCGAGCGGATCCCCCTCCGCGGCGACGAGGACGCCCTCGACGCCGGCTGCGGCACCGGCCGGGTGACGCGGCTGCTGGCCGAGCGGCTGCCCGACGGCACGGTGCTCGCCGTCGACGCCTCCCACGCGATGGCCGAGGAGGCCGCCCGGCGCCTGGCCGACCTCGCGCCGCGGGTGCGGGTGCGGGTCGCCGACCTCCTCGCGCTGCGGGTGGACGAGCCGGTTGAGCTGATCGTCTCGACGGCGACCTTCCACTGGATCCTCGACCACGACCGCCTCTTCGCCCGCATGCGCGCCGCCCTGCGGCCCGGCGGCCGGCTCGTCGCCCAGTGCGGCGGCGCGGGCAACATCGCCCGCACGCTGCGGGCCGCCGACGAGGTCTCCGCGCGGCCGGCGTACGCCGCGTCGCTCGCGGAGATGCCGGAGGCCTGGCTGTTCGCCGACCACCACGCCACCGTCGACCGCCTCGACCGCGCCGGGTTCACCGAGACCCGGGCGTGGCTGGAGGACGCCCCCGTCCACTTCCCCGACGCGGTGGCCGGGGCCGAGTTCCTGGCGACGGTCGTGCTGCGCCACCACCTCGAGCGCCTCGACCCGGAGCGGCGGGCGCCGTTCGCCCGCGAGGTCGCGGAGCTCTGCATGCTCCCCGACGGGCGCATGGAGATCGACTACGTGCGCCTCAACCTGGAGGCCCGGCGCGAGGAGTGA
- the rfbB gene encoding dTDP-glucose 4,6-dehydratase, with translation MRLLVTGGCGFIGSAFVRLALGHGAEVVNLDKLTYAGNPANVADVADDEAYTFVHADIADAAAVAGAIAGCDAVVNFAAESHVDRSILDPADFISTDVVGTAVLLDAARTAGVRRFVQVSTDEVYGSIPTGAFRETDPISPSSPYSASKAGGDLQVLAWHRTFGLDAVITRGSNTFGPRQYPEKLIPLFVTNALDGQQLPVYGDGMQIRDWIYVDDHCSGIWTALEKGEAGEVYNVGGGNEEPNMEITRRVLELTGRDGSLIRHVADRPGHDRRYALDTAKLRGLGWEPAHSFEDALAATVAWYADRRDWWEPIKSGDYRRYYEEQYGGR, from the coding sequence ATGAGGCTTCTCGTCACCGGCGGCTGCGGGTTCATCGGGTCCGCGTTCGTCCGCCTGGCGCTCGGCCACGGGGCCGAGGTGGTCAACCTCGACAAGCTCACCTACGCCGGCAACCCCGCGAACGTCGCCGACGTCGCCGACGACGAGGCCTACACCTTCGTCCACGCCGACATCGCCGACGCCGCCGCCGTGGCCGGGGCGATCGCCGGCTGCGACGCGGTCGTGAACTTCGCCGCCGAGAGCCACGTCGACCGCTCGATCCTCGACCCGGCGGACTTCATCAGCACCGACGTCGTCGGCACCGCCGTCCTGCTCGACGCGGCCCGCACCGCCGGCGTCCGGCGCTTCGTCCAGGTCTCGACGGACGAGGTCTACGGCTCGATCCCGACGGGCGCGTTCCGCGAGACCGACCCGATCAGCCCGTCCAGCCCCTACTCGGCGAGCAAGGCGGGCGGCGACCTGCAGGTGCTCGCGTGGCACCGGACGTTCGGGCTCGACGCGGTCATCACCCGCGGGTCCAACACCTTCGGCCCCCGCCAGTACCCCGAGAAGCTCATCCCGCTGTTCGTCACGAACGCGCTCGACGGCCAGCAGCTCCCGGTCTACGGCGACGGCATGCAGATCCGCGACTGGATCTACGTCGACGACCACTGCAGCGGCATCTGGACGGCCCTCGAGAAGGGGGAGGCGGGCGAGGTCTACAACGTGGGCGGCGGCAACGAGGAGCCGAACATGGAGATCACCCGCCGCGTCCTGGAGCTCACCGGCCGCGACGGGTCCCTCATCCGCCACGTCGCCGACCGCCCCGGCCACGACCGCCGCTACGCCCTCGACACGGCGAAGCTCCGCGGCCTCGGCTGGGAGCCGGCCCACTCGTTCGAGGACGCCCTCGCCGCGACCGTCGCCTGGTACGCGGACCGCCGCGACTGGTGGGAGCCGATCAAGAGCGGCGACTACCGGCGGTACTACGAGGAGCAGTACGGGGGCCGCTGA
- the rfbD gene encoding dTDP-4-dehydrorhamnose reductase: MRVLVTGASGMLGRDLVAHLEGRHEVTAVDLEVDVTDPAAVRACVTEVRPEAVLHLAAWTDVDGAEEHEDRAAAVNADGSGNVAAAAREVGAVVVVPSTDYVFDGTAADGYAEDDPPAPLGAYGRTKLAGERAAVAAHPGGVRIARTAWLYGAHGRNFVDTMLALGRDRDEVAVVADQVGCPTWTRDLAPALEDLIALPPGIYHTAGGGEVSWAGFAEAVFAEAGVDCRVRHITTAEFGRPAPRPAHSPLRVTRADAPRLRPWREALHDYIREIS, translated from the coding sequence CTGAGGGTCCTCGTCACCGGCGCCTCGGGGATGCTCGGGCGCGACCTGGTCGCCCACCTGGAGGGGCGCCACGAGGTGACGGCCGTCGACCTGGAGGTCGACGTGACCGACCCCGCCGCCGTGCGGGCCTGCGTCACCGAGGTGCGACCCGAGGCGGTCCTGCACCTCGCCGCGTGGACGGACGTCGACGGCGCCGAGGAGCACGAGGACCGCGCCGCCGCCGTCAACGCCGACGGCTCCGGCAACGTCGCGGCCGCCGCCCGCGAGGTGGGCGCCGTCGTGGTGGTCCCCTCGACGGACTACGTCTTCGACGGCACCGCCGCCGACGGCTACGCCGAGGACGACCCGCCCGCGCCGCTCGGCGCCTACGGCCGCACCAAGCTCGCCGGCGAGCGCGCCGCCGTCGCGGCCCACCCCGGGGGCGTCCGCATCGCCCGCACGGCGTGGCTCTACGGCGCCCACGGGCGCAACTTCGTCGACACGATGCTCGCCCTCGGGCGCGACCGCGACGAGGTCGCCGTCGTCGCCGACCAGGTCGGCTGCCCCACCTGGACCCGCGACCTCGCCCCCGCGTTGGAGGACCTCATCGCCCTCCCGCCGGGGATCTACCACACCGCCGGCGGCGGCGAGGTGTCGTGGGCCGGCTTCGCGGAGGCCGTCTTCGCCGAGGCCGGCGTCGACTGCCGGGTGCGGCACATCACCACCGCGGAGTTCGGGCGGCCCGCGCCGCGGCCCGCCCACTCGCCGCTGCGCGTGACGCGCGCGGACGCCCCGCGCCTGCGACCCTGGCGCGAGGCGCTGCACGACTACATCAGGGAGATCTCATGA